The segment ACTGATGAAAGTTCAGACCTGATTGCCATTGATACGGCAAAGTCCACTTTCACATCGGGAGGCGCAAACACTTATAGAGTGCAGTTTCAATATAAAGGCTTGCTGGTTGAAACTCCTTCACAAATAGGCAAAATCACGTTTGGCACTCGGATCTCTCCGGGTTCGCAGGGAGTCAGAGATGGTACAAGGCGTTGTGTATTTGTCGAGACCTTACTGGGAGGCATGAGTGCAGGCAACGATAACGAATGCCTTCGATAATGAGCAAGGAGACGGAATTGCGATCGCTTTGCCGCAGTCATTAGCAAAAAAAAAACTTAGTAAAAATAAGCACATAAGCCATGAAAATACAGAGTTGTAGCTGCGTCTGCTTCAGAAGTATCTTCATGGCAAAGAATCACAATTGGATTCCATAGAAAGGCAAAATTGGCGGTGGCTTTGACAAGCTTGCGCGATCGCCCTCCTGAATGAGAAACTATCATCAGGTGCATCTATTTTATTTATAAAATGCAATACCAGTATTCCAGATTTAGTCGTGGATATACGCTGGTCGAAATGCTAGTAGTTATTGCGCTGATTGGGATAATAAGTGCGATCGCAGTACCCGGTTGGCTAGCATTCTTGAACCGAATACGCCTCAACAGCTCACAAGCTCAAGCTTTGAGTGTCATGCGAGAAGCGCAGGTAAATGCTAAAAGAGAAAAACGAATTTGGGAAGCCAGCTTTCGCAATAGCAATGGCTTGGTGCAATGGTCTACACATCCAGACAGCTTACCTCCTGAGAGTTGGAATTGGCAAAACCTCATCGGTGAAGATGCCGATAATATTGAAATCGATGTATCC is part of the Argonema galeatum A003/A1 genome and harbors:
- a CDS encoding pilus assembly FimT family protein — protein: MQYQYSRFSRGYTLVEMLVVIALIGIISAIAVPGWLAFLNRIRLNSSQAQALSVMREAQVNAKREKRIWEASFRNSNGLVQWSTHPDSLPPESWNWQNLIGEDADNIEIDVSKTTLLRRDGAYNVQFQYKGHVNGQLGRITFIIRAQSNSANASKRCVWVSTLLGVLRTDGDRGCQGN